In Mytilus edulis chromosome 13, xbMytEdul2.2, whole genome shotgun sequence, a single window of DNA contains:
- the LOC139502319 gene encoding zinc finger protein 227-like yields the protein MSSKEATADKEFHRKSSCLRQMKNLTGKQPYKCDECCKEFSSKGNYNIHKKIHTGEKPYKCDICGKGFVQNSNCKVHLRKHTGETPYKCDKCGKVFGHKGNYNIHKKIHTGGKPYKCDICGKEFCQKNNCKVHMRTHTSEKPYKCDVCDKEFGQKGNYNEHMRIHTGEKHFKCVFCDQEFHRESTCRIHMRKHTGEQPYRCDVCGKQFRRKRNCLTHMRTHTGEKPYKCDICEKKFGKKDSCLIHMRTHTGEKPYKCDECGKEFSAKSNYNVHMKKHTGEKPYACYICGKEFGQSSSCRTHMITHTGEKPYRCDVCGKAFGHKSNRNKHMKIHTWKDKM from the coding sequence ATGTCCAGTAAAGAGGCTACTGCAGACAAAGAGTTTCACCGAAAAAGTTCTTGTCTACGTCAAATGAAAAATCTTACTGGTAAACAACCTTACAAATGTGATGAATGTTGTAAAGAATTTAGTAGCAAAGGCAATTataatatacacaagaaaatccatactggtgaaaaaccttacaaatgtgatatttgtggAAAAGGATTTGTCCAAAACAGTAACTGTAAAGTTCATTTGAGAAAACATACTGGCGAAACACCTTACAAATGTGATAAATGTGGAAAAGTATTTGGTCATAAAGGCAATTataatatacacaagaaaatCCATACTGGTGGaaaaccttacaaatgtgatatttgtggaaaggaattttgccaaaaaaataactgtaaagttcacatgagaacacatactagcgaaaaaccttacaaatgtgatGTATGTGATAAGGAATTTGGTCAGAAAGGCAACTATAATGAACACATGAGAATTCATACTGgggaaaaacattttaaatgtgttttttgtgATCAAGAGTTTCACCGAGAAAGCACCTGTCGAATTCACATGAGAAAGCATACTGGTGAACAACCTTACAGATGTGATGTTTGTGGAAAACAGTTTCGCAGAAAAAGGAATTGTCTAactcacatgagaacacatactggcgaaaaaccttacaaatgtgatatttgtgaaaaaaagtttGGCAAAAAAGATAGTTGTCtaattcacatgagaacacatactggtgaaaaaccttacaaatgtgatGAATGTGGTAAAGAATTTAGTGCCAAGAGCAACTATAATGTACACATGAAAAAACATACTGGCGAAAAACCTTACGCATGTTATATTTGTGGAAAAGAATTTGGCCAAAGCAGTTCTTGTCGTACACACATGATAACACATACTGGCGAAAAACCTTACagatgtgatgtatgtggtaaagcaTTTGGTCACAAAAGCAATCGTAATAAACACATGAAAATCCATACTTGGAAAGATAAGATGTGA